From a region of the Zingiber officinale cultivar Zhangliang chromosome 4B, Zo_v1.1, whole genome shotgun sequence genome:
- the LOC121974489 gene encoding rhamnogalacturonan I rhamnosyltransferase 1-like isoform X1, whose translation MEGGALWSQGMCRLQRTAGSNCLEERQISPKPEVEASRVQKLKSSMVSRPKIKLWMVRLTTAVLLWTCVLQLMAIGEIWGPRLLKGWPSCFTPVNESSPVVVVYKAVLPPKRIYRNNGYLMVSCNGGLNQMRAAICDMVAIARHLNVTLIVPELDKTSFWSDPRYVLTLSGFGVIAGYICVKHSSYYSSEFQDIFDVDHFITSLRDEVRILKELPLRLKARVDRGLVYSMPPVSWSDISYYENQILPLIQKFKVVHLNRTDARLANNGLPPEIQRLRCKVNYASLRFTPQIEELGRRIIRILRQQGPFMVLHLRYEMDMLAFSGCTQGCTPEEADDLTRMRYAYPWWKEKVIDSDMKRKDGLCPLTPEETTLVLRAFGIDSNFQIHIAAGEIFGGERRMQALSAAYPKVVKKETLLGPSYLRYFQNHSSQMAALDYLVSLESDIFVPTYDGNMAKVLEGHRRYLGFKKTILLDRKLLVDLIDQYTNGALSWDELSSSVKATHAERMGGPSRRVVIPDRPKEEDYFYANPQECLPQPDKPWTS comes from the exons ATGGAAGGCGGAGCTCTTTGGTCTCAAGGGATGTGCCGCTTACAGAGAACAGCCGGTTCTAATTGCTTGGAGGAGAGGCAGATTAGTCCGAAGCCTGAGGTGGAAGCTTCGAGGGTGCAGAAGCTGAAGAGCTCGATGGTGTCGAGGcccaagatcaagctttggatggTGCGATTGACGACGGCGGTGTTGCTTTGGACCTGCGTCCTCCAGCTTATGGCAATTGGGGAGATTTGGGGGCCGAGGCTATTGAAAGGGTGGCCATCCTGCTTCACTCCGGTTAATGAATCCTCTCCGGTGGTCGTCGTCTACAAAGCTGTTCTGCCCCCCAAAA GAATCTACAGGAACAATGGATACTTGATGGTTTCATGCAATGGTGGACTTAATCAAATGAGAGCAGCG ATCTGCGACATGGTTGCTATTGCGAGACATTTGAATGTAACACTCATAGTGCCAGAGCTAGACAAGACCTCCTTCTGGAGTGACCCTAGGTATGTTTTAACTTTGTCAGGATTTGGGGTTATTGCAGGTTATATATGTGTTAAACACAGTTCCTATTATTCTAGTGAATTCCAAGATATATTCGATGTCGATCATTTTATAACTTCATTGAGAGATGAAGTTCGGATATTGAAGGAACTTCCTCTGAGGTTAAAGGCAAGGGTTGATCGAGGACTGGTTTATTCGATGCCGCCTGTTAGTTGGTCTGATATTTCGTATTACGAAAATCAG ATTCTTCCTTTGATACAAAAGTTCAAGGTTGTCCATTTGAATAGAACCGATGCCCGGCTTGCTAATAATGGTCTTCCGCCAGAAATACAGAGATTGCGCTGCAAAGTGAACTATGCCTCACTTAGATTCACCCCTCAAATTGAAGAATTGGGCAGACGGATAATTAGAATTCTGCGGCAGCAAGGTCCTTTTATGGTTCTGCATTTGCGGTATGAAATGGATATGTTGGCATTCTCTGGGTGCACCCAAGGTTGTACTCCTGAGGAAGCAGATGACTTGACTAGAATGAG ATATGCATATCCCTGGTGGAAAGAGAAGGTCATCGACTCTGATATGAAAAGGAAAGATGGTCTCTGCCCTCTAACACCGGAAGAGACCACTTTGGTACTGAGAGCGTTCGGTATCGATAGCAATTTTCAAATACATATCGCAGCTGGAGAAATATTTGGCGGAGAAAGGAGAATGCAGGCTCTTTCCGCGGCTTATCCTAAAGTG GTAAAAAAGGAAACTCTATTGGGACCTTCGTATCTTCGATACTTTCAGAATCACTCATCCCAAATGGCCGCGTTAGATTACTTAGTTTCTTTAGAGAGCGATATCTTTGTTCCTACATATGATGGTAACATGGCTAAAGTTCTTGAAGGTCATCGCAG GTATCTCGGGTTCAAGAAGACAATTCTATTGGACAGGAAGCTGCTGGTCGATCTGATAGATCAGTACACCAATGGCGCCTTGAGTTGGGATGAATTATCTTCGTCAGTGAAGGCAACTCATGCTGAACGCATGGGTGGCCCTAGCCGGAGAGTGGTGATTCCCGACAGGCCTAAGGAAGAGGACTACTTCTATGCAAATCCCCAAGAGTGTCTCCCACAGCCTGATAAACCATGGACTTCGTGA
- the LOC121974490 gene encoding transcription factor BIM2-like isoform X2, with translation MLESMELEEKKVTHDFLSLYAAESSFEPEDPRSASQGFYLKTRDFLQPLDDGREQGGGRSGEMAAEKAVTGGVVLSCTGHSGDARVRTGDAQQPDTTPVRVAMPIGLEAKPEPDYGSWSTTTSYGSYVGVPYGVWDDKTAVCREQWPSPIIDAAHGNGTGAISATTTATSSQRRLTPEMKGTYKEVDNDEVLGKRKCSSSHTDMTIKVHGRGSSLNEPRPNTPRSKHSATEQRRRTKINDRFQIMRQIIPHSDQKRDKASFLMEVIEYIRFLQEKVQRYEAPSSTWNQDAAKLMPWKSSQPTSNGLSIPDEVIKTDPDPPHLFSTDCIDGIVPVTIPPSAKQSSATTGIIAGISHKTELAPTCPSNLAFTQNWLQPRWFNVPKENCIAQPQRKLILNQDSMQDRPLITSSRLTDKMDKERFRLQEQLIIDDGTISISNTYSHGLLNTLAQALQSSGVDLSHAGISVQINLGKRALNRTTATSATSTFKGCKRFDYSSVGNSIEQSKAPKRSKLENS, from the exons ATGTTGGAATCGATGGAGCTTGAAG AGAAGAAAGTAACGCACGATTTCCTTTCGCTTTACGCCGCGGAGTCCTCTTTCGAACCCGAAGATCCAAGGTCTGCTTCTCAAG GTTTCTATTTGAAGACCCGAGATTTTTTGCAGCCGCTGGATGATGGGCGAGAGCAAGGGGGAGGGAGAAGCGGGGAGATGGCGGCGGAGAAGGCAGTTACCGGCGGGGTAGTCCTTTCCTGCACCGGCCACTCCGGCGACGCCAGGGTGAGGACGGGCGACGCGCAGCagcctgacactactccggtgcGGGTCGCGATGCCTATCGGGTTGGAGGCGAAACCCGAACCCGATTACGGCAGCTGGAGTACCACTACTAGTTACGGTTCCTACGTTGGTGTTCCCTACGGAGTGTGGGACGACAAAACTGCCGTGTGCAGAG AACAGTGGCCTTCCCCCATCATTGACGCTGCCCATGGCAATGGAACTGGAGCCATCTCAGCTACAACTACTGCGACAAGCTCACAAAG GCGCTTGACTCCAGAAATGAAAGGGACATACAAGGAAGTTGACAATGATGAAGTTTTGGGAAAGAGAAAATGCTCATCCTCCCATACAG ATATGACCATCAAAGTACATGGTAGAGGGAGTAGCTTAAATGAACCAAGGCCGAATACACCACGGTCAAAGCATTCTGCTACAGAACAAAGAAGAAGAACCAAAATTAATGACAG ATTTCAGATAATGAGGCAGATCATACCCCATAGCGATCAAAAAAGGGATAAAGCATCATTTCTCATGGAG GTCATTGAATACATTCGCTTCTTGCAAGAGAAGGTACAAAGGTACGAGGCACCATCCTCAACGTGGAATCAGGACGCTGCCAAGTTAATGCCTTGG AAGAGCAGCCAACCCACTTCAAACGGTTTATCCATCCCAGATGAAGTCATAAAAACTGATCCTGATCCTCCACATTTGTTCTCAACTGATTGTATCGATGGTATTGTTCCAGTTACAATTCCTCCATCAGCCAAGCAGAGTTCTGCCACAACAGGTATCATTGCTGGCATCTCTCACAAAACAGAACTTGCCCCCACTTGTCCAAGTAATCTGGCTTTCACTCAGAATTGGTTGCAACCAAGGTGGTTCAACGTTCCAAAGGAAAATTGCATTGCTCAACCACAGCGAAAGTTGATTCTAAATCAAGATAGCATGCAGGATCGACCATTGATAACTTCATCTAGACTCACTGATAAAATGGACAAGGAGAGGTTCAGACTTCAGGAGCAACTGATCATCGATGATGGCACAATCAGTATATCAAATACCTACTCTCATGG GTTGTTGAATACGCTAGCTCAGGCATTGCAAAGCTCTGGTGTGGATCTGTCTCATGCTGGTATAAGCGTGCAGATTAATCTTGGAAAGCGAGCACTGAATAGAACTACTGCTACATCCGCAACTTCTACTTTTAAAG GATGCAAAAGATTTGATTATAGCAGTGTAGGGAACAGCATTGAGCAATCCAAAGCACCCAAGAGGAGTAAGCTAGAAAACAGTTAG
- the LOC121974490 gene encoding transcription factor BIM2-like isoform X3 — protein sequence MLESMELEEKKVTHDFLSLYAAESSFEPEDPRSASQGFYLKTRDFLQPLDDGREQGGGRSGEMAAEKAVTGGVVLSCTGHSGDARVRTGDAQQPDTTPVRVAMPIGLEAKPEPDYGSWSTTTSYGSYVGVPYGVWDDKTAVCREQWPSPIIDAAHGNGTGAISATTTATSSQRRLTPEMKGTYKEVDNDEVLGKRKCSSSHTDMTIKVHGRGSSLNEPRPNTPRSKHSATEQRRRTKINDSRFQIMRQIIPHSDQKRDKASFLMEVIEYIRFLQEKVQRYEAPSSTWNQDAAKLMPWKSSQPTSNGLSIPDEVIKTDPDPPHLFSTDCIDGIVPVTIPPSAKQSSATTELVATKDRPLITSSRLTDKMDKERFRLQEQLIIDDGTISISNTYSHGLLNTLAQALQSSGVDLSHAGISVQINLGKRALNRTTATSATSTFKGCKRFDYSSVGNSIEQSKAPKRSKLENS from the exons ATGTTGGAATCGATGGAGCTTGAAG AGAAGAAAGTAACGCACGATTTCCTTTCGCTTTACGCCGCGGAGTCCTCTTTCGAACCCGAAGATCCAAGGTCTGCTTCTCAAG GTTTCTATTTGAAGACCCGAGATTTTTTGCAGCCGCTGGATGATGGGCGAGAGCAAGGGGGAGGGAGAAGCGGGGAGATGGCGGCGGAGAAGGCAGTTACCGGCGGGGTAGTCCTTTCCTGCACCGGCCACTCCGGCGACGCCAGGGTGAGGACGGGCGACGCGCAGCagcctgacactactccggtgcGGGTCGCGATGCCTATCGGGTTGGAGGCGAAACCCGAACCCGATTACGGCAGCTGGAGTACCACTACTAGTTACGGTTCCTACGTTGGTGTTCCCTACGGAGTGTGGGACGACAAAACTGCCGTGTGCAGAG AACAGTGGCCTTCCCCCATCATTGACGCTGCCCATGGCAATGGAACTGGAGCCATCTCAGCTACAACTACTGCGACAAGCTCACAAAG GCGCTTGACTCCAGAAATGAAAGGGACATACAAGGAAGTTGACAATGATGAAGTTTTGGGAAAGAGAAAATGCTCATCCTCCCATACAG ATATGACCATCAAAGTACATGGTAGAGGGAGTAGCTTAAATGAACCAAGGCCGAATACACCACGGTCAAAGCATTCTGCTACAGAACAAAGAAGAAGAACCAAAATTAATGACAG TAGATTTCAGATAATGAGGCAGATCATACCCCATAGCGATCAAAAAAGGGATAAAGCATCATTTCTCATGGAG GTCATTGAATACATTCGCTTCTTGCAAGAGAAGGTACAAAGGTACGAGGCACCATCCTCAACGTGGAATCAGGACGCTGCCAAGTTAATGCCTTGG AAGAGCAGCCAACCCACTTCAAACGGTTTATCCATCCCAGATGAAGTCATAAAAACTGATCCTGATCCTCCACATTTGTTCTCAACTGATTGTATCGATGGTATTGTTCCAGTTACAATTCCTCCATCAGCCAAGCAGAGTTCTGCCACAACAG AATTGGTTGCAACCAAG GATCGACCATTGATAACTTCATCTAGACTCACTGATAAAATGGACAAGGAGAGGTTCAGACTTCAGGAGCAACTGATCATCGATGATGGCACAATCAGTATATCAAATACCTACTCTCATGG GTTGTTGAATACGCTAGCTCAGGCATTGCAAAGCTCTGGTGTGGATCTGTCTCATGCTGGTATAAGCGTGCAGATTAATCTTGGAAAGCGAGCACTGAATAGAACTACTGCTACATCCGCAACTTCTACTTTTAAAG GATGCAAAAGATTTGATTATAGCAGTGTAGGGAACAGCATTGAGCAATCCAAAGCACCCAAGAGGAGTAAGCTAGAAAACAGTTAG
- the LOC121974489 gene encoding rhamnogalacturonan I rhamnosyltransferase 1-like isoform X2, whose product MEGGALWSQGMCRLQRTAGSNCLEERQISPKPEVEASRVQKLKSSMVSRPKIKLWMVRLTTAVLLWTCVLQLMAIGEIWGPRLLKGWPSCFTPVNESSPVVVVYKAVLPPKRIYRNNGYLMVSCNGGLNQMRAAICDMVAIARHLNVTLIVPELDKTSFWSDPSEFQDIFDVDHFITSLRDEVRILKELPLRLKARVDRGLVYSMPPVSWSDISYYENQILPLIQKFKVVHLNRTDARLANNGLPPEIQRLRCKVNYASLRFTPQIEELGRRIIRILRQQGPFMVLHLRYEMDMLAFSGCTQGCTPEEADDLTRMRYAYPWWKEKVIDSDMKRKDGLCPLTPEETTLVLRAFGIDSNFQIHIAAGEIFGGERRMQALSAAYPKVVKKETLLGPSYLRYFQNHSSQMAALDYLVSLESDIFVPTYDGNMAKVLEGHRRYLGFKKTILLDRKLLVDLIDQYTNGALSWDELSSSVKATHAERMGGPSRRVVIPDRPKEEDYFYANPQECLPQPDKPWTS is encoded by the exons ATGGAAGGCGGAGCTCTTTGGTCTCAAGGGATGTGCCGCTTACAGAGAACAGCCGGTTCTAATTGCTTGGAGGAGAGGCAGATTAGTCCGAAGCCTGAGGTGGAAGCTTCGAGGGTGCAGAAGCTGAAGAGCTCGATGGTGTCGAGGcccaagatcaagctttggatggTGCGATTGACGACGGCGGTGTTGCTTTGGACCTGCGTCCTCCAGCTTATGGCAATTGGGGAGATTTGGGGGCCGAGGCTATTGAAAGGGTGGCCATCCTGCTTCACTCCGGTTAATGAATCCTCTCCGGTGGTCGTCGTCTACAAAGCTGTTCTGCCCCCCAAAA GAATCTACAGGAACAATGGATACTTGATGGTTTCATGCAATGGTGGACTTAATCAAATGAGAGCAGCG ATCTGCGACATGGTTGCTATTGCGAGACATTTGAATGTAACACTCATAGTGCCAGAGCTAGACAAGACCTCCTTCTGGAGTGACCCTAG TGAATTCCAAGATATATTCGATGTCGATCATTTTATAACTTCATTGAGAGATGAAGTTCGGATATTGAAGGAACTTCCTCTGAGGTTAAAGGCAAGGGTTGATCGAGGACTGGTTTATTCGATGCCGCCTGTTAGTTGGTCTGATATTTCGTATTACGAAAATCAG ATTCTTCCTTTGATACAAAAGTTCAAGGTTGTCCATTTGAATAGAACCGATGCCCGGCTTGCTAATAATGGTCTTCCGCCAGAAATACAGAGATTGCGCTGCAAAGTGAACTATGCCTCACTTAGATTCACCCCTCAAATTGAAGAATTGGGCAGACGGATAATTAGAATTCTGCGGCAGCAAGGTCCTTTTATGGTTCTGCATTTGCGGTATGAAATGGATATGTTGGCATTCTCTGGGTGCACCCAAGGTTGTACTCCTGAGGAAGCAGATGACTTGACTAGAATGAG ATATGCATATCCCTGGTGGAAAGAGAAGGTCATCGACTCTGATATGAAAAGGAAAGATGGTCTCTGCCCTCTAACACCGGAAGAGACCACTTTGGTACTGAGAGCGTTCGGTATCGATAGCAATTTTCAAATACATATCGCAGCTGGAGAAATATTTGGCGGAGAAAGGAGAATGCAGGCTCTTTCCGCGGCTTATCCTAAAGTG GTAAAAAAGGAAACTCTATTGGGACCTTCGTATCTTCGATACTTTCAGAATCACTCATCCCAAATGGCCGCGTTAGATTACTTAGTTTCTTTAGAGAGCGATATCTTTGTTCCTACATATGATGGTAACATGGCTAAAGTTCTTGAAGGTCATCGCAG GTATCTCGGGTTCAAGAAGACAATTCTATTGGACAGGAAGCTGCTGGTCGATCTGATAGATCAGTACACCAATGGCGCCTTGAGTTGGGATGAATTATCTTCGTCAGTGAAGGCAACTCATGCTGAACGCATGGGTGGCCCTAGCCGGAGAGTGGTGATTCCCGACAGGCCTAAGGAAGAGGACTACTTCTATGCAAATCCCCAAGAGTGTCTCCCACAGCCTGATAAACCATGGACTTCGTGA
- the LOC121974490 gene encoding transcription factor BIM2-like isoform X1, which produces MLESMELEEKKVTHDFLSLYAAESSFEPEDPRSASQGFYLKTRDFLQPLDDGREQGGGRSGEMAAEKAVTGGVVLSCTGHSGDARVRTGDAQQPDTTPVRVAMPIGLEAKPEPDYGSWSTTTSYGSYVGVPYGVWDDKTAVCREQWPSPIIDAAHGNGTGAISATTTATSSQRRLTPEMKGTYKEVDNDEVLGKRKCSSSHTDMTIKVHGRGSSLNEPRPNTPRSKHSATEQRRRTKINDSRFQIMRQIIPHSDQKRDKASFLMEVIEYIRFLQEKVQRYEAPSSTWNQDAAKLMPWKSSQPTSNGLSIPDEVIKTDPDPPHLFSTDCIDGIVPVTIPPSAKQSSATTGIIAGISHKTELAPTCPSNLAFTQNWLQPRWFNVPKENCIAQPQRKLILNQDSMQDRPLITSSRLTDKMDKERFRLQEQLIIDDGTISISNTYSHGLLNTLAQALQSSGVDLSHAGISVQINLGKRALNRTTATSATSTFKGCKRFDYSSVGNSIEQSKAPKRSKLENS; this is translated from the exons ATGTTGGAATCGATGGAGCTTGAAG AGAAGAAAGTAACGCACGATTTCCTTTCGCTTTACGCCGCGGAGTCCTCTTTCGAACCCGAAGATCCAAGGTCTGCTTCTCAAG GTTTCTATTTGAAGACCCGAGATTTTTTGCAGCCGCTGGATGATGGGCGAGAGCAAGGGGGAGGGAGAAGCGGGGAGATGGCGGCGGAGAAGGCAGTTACCGGCGGGGTAGTCCTTTCCTGCACCGGCCACTCCGGCGACGCCAGGGTGAGGACGGGCGACGCGCAGCagcctgacactactccggtgcGGGTCGCGATGCCTATCGGGTTGGAGGCGAAACCCGAACCCGATTACGGCAGCTGGAGTACCACTACTAGTTACGGTTCCTACGTTGGTGTTCCCTACGGAGTGTGGGACGACAAAACTGCCGTGTGCAGAG AACAGTGGCCTTCCCCCATCATTGACGCTGCCCATGGCAATGGAACTGGAGCCATCTCAGCTACAACTACTGCGACAAGCTCACAAAG GCGCTTGACTCCAGAAATGAAAGGGACATACAAGGAAGTTGACAATGATGAAGTTTTGGGAAAGAGAAAATGCTCATCCTCCCATACAG ATATGACCATCAAAGTACATGGTAGAGGGAGTAGCTTAAATGAACCAAGGCCGAATACACCACGGTCAAAGCATTCTGCTACAGAACAAAGAAGAAGAACCAAAATTAATGACAG TAGATTTCAGATAATGAGGCAGATCATACCCCATAGCGATCAAAAAAGGGATAAAGCATCATTTCTCATGGAG GTCATTGAATACATTCGCTTCTTGCAAGAGAAGGTACAAAGGTACGAGGCACCATCCTCAACGTGGAATCAGGACGCTGCCAAGTTAATGCCTTGG AAGAGCAGCCAACCCACTTCAAACGGTTTATCCATCCCAGATGAAGTCATAAAAACTGATCCTGATCCTCCACATTTGTTCTCAACTGATTGTATCGATGGTATTGTTCCAGTTACAATTCCTCCATCAGCCAAGCAGAGTTCTGCCACAACAGGTATCATTGCTGGCATCTCTCACAAAACAGAACTTGCCCCCACTTGTCCAAGTAATCTGGCTTTCACTCAGAATTGGTTGCAACCAAGGTGGTTCAACGTTCCAAAGGAAAATTGCATTGCTCAACCACAGCGAAAGTTGATTCTAAATCAAGATAGCATGCAGGATCGACCATTGATAACTTCATCTAGACTCACTGATAAAATGGACAAGGAGAGGTTCAGACTTCAGGAGCAACTGATCATCGATGATGGCACAATCAGTATATCAAATACCTACTCTCATGG GTTGTTGAATACGCTAGCTCAGGCATTGCAAAGCTCTGGTGTGGATCTGTCTCATGCTGGTATAAGCGTGCAGATTAATCTTGGAAAGCGAGCACTGAATAGAACTACTGCTACATCCGCAACTTCTACTTTTAAAG GATGCAAAAGATTTGATTATAGCAGTGTAGGGAACAGCATTGAGCAATCCAAAGCACCCAAGAGGAGTAAGCTAGAAAACAGTTAG